Within the Nocardioides humi genome, the region CGACCTCGCGCCGATCGTCCCGGCGGCCACCGAGCCGTTCGACAAGCTGACCGTCTTCGTCCCCGCGGACGCGGCCGCGCCGGTCCGGGCCGCCGTCGCCGAGGCCGGCGCGGGCCGGATCGGCGACTACGACTTCGCCTCCTTCACCAGCGCGCCGGGCGAGGGCCGGTTCCGCCCCCTCGACGGGGCCTCGCCGATGATCGGCACCGTCGGGTCCCTGGAGACCGTCGAGGAGGTCCGGATCGAGGTCGTGCTGCCGCGCTGGCGCCGGGCGGCCGTGGTCCGCGCGATGCTCGCCGCCCATCCCTACGAGGAGCCGGCGTACGACGTCGTCGAGCTCGCCGACCCCGGGCTCACCACGACCGGGACCGGCCGCGTCGGGACGGTCGAGCCGACCACGCTCGCCGGCTTCGCCGAGTCGGTGGCCGCGGCGCTGCCCCCGACCCACCACGGCGTCCGGGTCGCCGGCGACCCGGACCGCGCGGTCAAGCGGGTCGCGGTCTGCGGCGGCGCCGGCGACTTCCTGCTCGACCGGCTGGCCGGCTCCGACGCCGACGTCTACGTCACCAGCGACCTGCGCCACCACCCGGCCGCGGAGTTCCTCGAGAAGGGCGGCCCGGCGCTGGTCGACGTCGCCCACTGGGCGGCCGAGTGGACCTGGCTGCCCGTGCTCGCCCAGCGGCTGCACGAGGTTCTCGGCGACGCCGTCGAGACCCGGGTGAGCGCGGTCGTCACCGATCCTTGGACAATGCGCCTGTGAGGATGCACCCGTGAACGCCGATCCCGCCGCCCAGCTCCGCCTGCTCGACCTGCAGGCCCTCGATGCGCAGGTCGACCAGCTGCGCCATCAGCGCGCCCACCCGGCCGAGGCCGCCGAGATCAAGGACCTGCTCGGCAAGCGCGTCGACGTCGACGGCCGGCTGCGCGACCAGCGCATCGTCGTCGACGACCTCACCGCCGCGCAGGCCAAGGCCGACGCCGACGTGGAGCAGGTCAAGGCGCGTCGTGCCCGCGACCGGGACCGGATGGACTCCGGCGCCATCGCCGACCCCAAGGCCCTCGAGCGGATGCAGCACGAGCTGGAGTCCCTGGAGCGGCGGATCTCCACGCTGGAGGACGAGGAGCTCGAGGTGATGGAG harbors:
- a CDS encoding Nif3-like dinuclear metal center hexameric protein, translated to MPTLEDVVDLVHGWYPPATADSWDAVGLVYGDPGQQVKKVLLAVDPTPEVAAEAADCKADLLLVHHPLFLKAVHGFAATTPKGRTLHTLAKAGCGLLTAHTNADQAAGGVSEAFALALGLTDLAPIVPAATEPFDKLTVFVPADAAAPVRAAVAEAGAGRIGDYDFASFTSAPGEGRFRPLDGASPMIGTVGSLETVEEVRIEVVLPRWRRAAVVRAMLAAHPYEEPAYDVVELADPGLTTTGTGRVGTVEPTTLAGFAESVAAALPPTHHGVRVAGDPDRAVKRVAVCGGAGDFLLDRLAGSDADVYVTSDLRHHPAAEFLEKGGPALVDVAHWAAEWTWLPVLAQRLHEVLGDAVETRVSAVVTDPWTMRL